GTCGTTTTTGGTCTACGATCTTGCATCCCGTATCGCCGGGGCCAGGGTCAGGGAAGTCGCGCTTAAAAATTTCCGTTACGATCTGGAGGGCATGAAACGCGCCGTCAACAAACGCACCAAGATCGTTTTTATCGGCAATCCCGATAATCCGGCAGGGACCTATGTCACCCTCCAACAGATCAAAGCGTTTCTCAAAGGGGTTTCGCGCGACGTTCTGGTGTTCATGGATGAGGCCTATTTTGAATACGTCCGCGCCAAGGATTATCCCAACGGTATCCGCTTGATCGCCGGACACCCCAATGTGGTGGTCACGCGCACCTTCTCCAAGATGTATGGTCTGGCGGCCTTGCGCGTGGGTTATGGCGTGGCACAGCCGGCGGTGATCGATATTTTAAACCGCGTGCGCGAGCCGTTCAACGTCAATGCCTTGGCCCAGAGCGCGGCTGTTGCCGCTTTAAAGGACCGCGCTTATTATGCCAGGATCGCCGACGATATTGAGGCCCAGCGCCGATTTCTGTACCGCGCCTTAACGGCCCTGGGAGTTGAATACATTGAAAGTTTTACCAATTTTATTTTGGTCCGCACAGGGGACGGTGCGGCAGCGGCCCGGGCGCTTTTGAAAAAAGGCGTCATCGTGCGCGACATGAGCGCGTGGGGATTAAAAGGGTATATCCGTGTCTCTTTGGGGACATCGGCCGAGAATAAACGGTTCA
The sequence above is drawn from the Candidatus Omnitrophota bacterium genome and encodes:
- the hisC gene encoding histidinol-phosphate transaminase, whose product is MKVARQSILSVKPYVGGQPIADVKRELGLKSVIKLASNENPYPPSPKVLAAIARAARDVNRYPDGNCYELRRVLAKRLGVVPGQLVFGNGSDEIIVMAVRAFVREGDEVVIAKPSFLVYDLASRIAGARVREVALKNFRYDLEGMKRAVNKRTKIVFIGNPDNPAGTYVTLQQIKAFLKGVSRDVLVFMDEAYFEYVRAKDYPNGIRLIAGHPNVVVTRTFSKMYGLAALRVGYGVAQPAVIDILNRVREPFNVNALAQSAAVAALKDRAYYARIADDIEAQRRFLYRALTALGVEYIESFTNFILVRTGDGAAAARALLKKGVIVRDMSAWGLKGYIRVSLGTSAENKRFIKTLGAIL